The Variovorax sp. PMC12 genome segment CGTGTGACGAGGACGCCGCCCGTTCCATCAGCAGTAGGACGAAAAACCCATGCCATCGACATCGCAGACATCCGCCGGCCCCGGCGCCCGCACTCCCGTACCCCAAGACGCCCCGTCCGATGCGGGGCTGTTGAGCCGCCTGGGCCTGCGCTTCACGGCCTGGGCCGAGCGCTGGTTCCCCGATGCCTTCGTGTTCGCGGCCATCGCCGTGGTGGTGGTCGCGGGCGCCGCTCTGCTGAACGGGTCCAGCCCCCAGGCGGTGGCCAAGTCCTTCGGCGACGGCTTCTGGAGCCTCATTGTTTTCACGATGCAGATGGCGCTGGTGGCCATCGGCGGCTATGTGGTGGCGACCTCGCCGCCGGCCGCGCGGCTCATCCGCAAACTGGCCGCGCTGCCCGTGTCGGGGCGCCAGGCCATCGCGTACGTGGCGGCGATCAGCATGATCCTGTCGCTCTTCAACTGGGGCATTTCGCTGATCTTCAGCGCGCTGTACGTGCGTGCGCTGGCCGGCCGCCTCGACCTGCGCATGGACTACCGCGCCGGCGGCGCGGCCGCCTACCTGGGCATGGGTGCGACCTGGGCGTTGGGTCTCAGTTCGTCGGCGGCGCAGTTGCAGGCCAACGCCAGCAGCCTGCCCAAGAGCATTCTTGACATCACCGGCGTGATTCCGTTCAGCCAGACCATCTTCCTGTGGCAGTCGGTCGTCATGGCGCTGGTGCTGATGGTCGTGTCGGTGGCCATCGCGCTGTGGTCGGCGCCCGACGCGAAGAACGCGGTCACGGCGCAGGACCTGGGCGTGGACCTCACGGAAGCCAGGCCGGCCGTCACCGATTCCGCCACGCGCCGCCCCGGCGAGTGGTTCGAACGCAGCCCGTTGCTCACGCTGCTGCTGTGCGCGCTGGGCTTCGGCTGGCTGGCGCAGGAGTTCATGGCCAAGAGCCCGCTGATCGCGATCTCGGGCCTCAACACCTACAACCTGCTGTTCCTCATGATCGGGCTGCTGCTGCACTGGCGCCCGCGCAGCTTCCTCGACGCGGTGTCGCGTTC includes the following:
- a CDS encoding short-chain fatty acid transporter; translation: MPSTSQTSAGPGARTPVPQDAPSDAGLLSRLGLRFTAWAERWFPDAFVFAAIAVVVVAGAALLNGSSPQAVAKSFGDGFWSLIVFTMQMALVAIGGYVVATSPPAARLIRKLAALPVSGRQAIAYVAAISMILSLFNWGISLIFSALYVRALAGRLDLRMDYRAGGAAAYLGMGATWALGLSSSAAQLQANASSLPKSILDITGVIPFSQTIFLWQSVVMALVLMVVSVAIALWSAPDAKNAVTAQDLGVDLTEARPAVTDSATRRPGEWFERSPLLTLLLCALGFGWLAQEFMAKSPLIAISGLNTYNLLFLMIGLLLHWRPRSFLDAVSRSVPSTAGVIIQFPLYGAIAAMLTAAKGAGGITLSDRIAHLFVSISNVDSFAVVMGAYSALLGFFIPSGGGKWIIEAPYVMQAANDLKVHLGWAVQVYNAAEALPNLINPFWMLPLLGVLSLKARDIVGFTFLQLLVHAPLVLFMLWFFGRTLSYVAPVIP